From Carettochelys insculpta isolate YL-2023 chromosome 22, ASM3395843v1, whole genome shotgun sequence, one genomic window encodes:
- the TNF gene encoding tumor necrosis factor — MSTESLVCDVEKGGILVVREPRPGHGPWKCLSICSFLLVLGATAVFALLHFRAGGLVLSQDPKEPRSPSHAQQLGPMTMKLQAQSVKKPAAHVVASSDAKELLWTDKVMHTMMQNGMKLANNKLVVPSDGLYFIYSQVVFKGSSCPEESVPLRHTILRYSAEYPENVPLLMALKSFCEGSLREESVWFESIYQGAVFQLTRGDEISSEIESAEHLDLNSNGQVYFGVIALELGASQ, encoded by the exons atgaGCACCGAGAGCCTGGTCTGCGACGTGGAGAAGGGGGGCATCCTCGTGGTGAGGGAGCCACGGCCCGGCCACGGGCCCTGGAAGTGCCTCAGCATCTGCTCCttcctgctggtgctgggggccaCCGCCGTCTTCGCCCTGCTGCACTTCCGGGCCGGGGGGCTCGTGCTGAGCCAG GACCccaaagaacccaggagtccgagcCACGCCCAGCAACTCG GGCCCATGACGATGAAGCTGCAAGCCCAGTCGGTGAAGAAGCCGGCCGCCCACGTAGTCG CTTCCAGCGACGCCAAGGAGCTCCTCTGGACGGACAAGGTCATGCACACCATGATGCAGAACGGCATGAAGCTGGCGAACAACAAGCTGGTGGTCCCATCCGACGGCCTCTACTTCATCTACTCCCAGGTGGTCTTCAAGGGCAGCAGCTGCCCGGAGGAGTCCGTCCCTCTGCGGCACACCATCCTGCGCTACTCGGCGGAGTACCCGGAAAACGTCCCCTTGCTGATGGCCCTCAAGTCGTTCTGCGAGGGCAGCCTGAGGGAGGAGTCGGTGTGGTTCGAATCCATCTACCAAGGGGCCGTCTTCCAGCTCACCAGGGGGGACGAGATCTCCTCGGAGATCGAGTCGGCCGAGCACCTGGATCTGAACAGCAACGGGCAGGTGTACTTTGGGGTCATCGCCTTGGAGTTAGGAGCCTCCCAGTAA